A genomic window from Diospyros lotus cultivar Yz01 chromosome 2, ASM1463336v1, whole genome shotgun sequence includes:
- the LOC127795275 gene encoding uncharacterized protein LOC127795275, whose product MADGYSNTTGRNGDLQEEDVWAVVKESSRVEKAIIYSSTGSGSTAAASASAWRLASAPKVISMPKTHDPGVINQTQSSTAMSIPEWSKIYRKNPKKFGLEKDENEDDDDDDDDDLDDDDNETMPPHEYVARKMARTRISSFSMCEGIGRTLKGRDLSKVRNAILTRTGFLE is encoded by the coding sequence ATGGCAGATGGGTATTCAAATACAACCGGCAGAAATGGAgatcttcaagaagaagatgtcTGGGCAGTGGTGAAGGAAAGCTCAAGGGTTGAAAAAGCCATCATTTATTCATCAACTGGGTCTGGTTCAACAGCAGCAGCATCAGCATCAGCATGGAGATTAGCATCTGCTCCAAAAGTAATCTCCATGCCCAAAACCCATGATCCAGGGGTGATCAATCAAACACAATCATCAACTGCAATGAGCATCCCTGAGTGGTCAAAGATATACAGAAAGAACCCAAAGAAATTCGGGTTGGAAAAAGACgaaaatgaagatgatgatgatgatgatgatgatgatttagatgatgatgataatgaaacGATGCCTCCCCATGAATACGTTGCCAGGAAGATGGCAAGAACTCGGATCTCTTCCTTCTCCATGTGTGAAGGCATTGGAAGGACTCTCAAGGGAAGAGACCTCAGCAAAGTAAGGAATGCCATCTTAACCAGAACTGGTTTCCTGGAGTAA